A single region of the Sphaeramia orbicularis chromosome 6, fSphaOr1.1, whole genome shotgun sequence genome encodes:
- the LOC115421020 gene encoding uncharacterized protein LOC115421020 isoform X1, with translation MLTNHTTMSKNLQLKDALARTPEEESQTAFSMLARTVLSRGITAHRLNKNMTFYVNDLVHKTSGGHTQAHEENKPLMLILPWLGSRPQGIAKYCDIYFRTGMDVLVVESEVTEFLWPRWGLDRGKMLLEVLQSERFVSRPLLVHAFSIGGYTFAQLLVHVSKDSQKYENLTKRIKGQVYDSVVAGTVETMAVGVGKTVFPQWSSLVTRLCVAYFGLFKRQTVDYFNAGIDAIWNSPVTSPALFFYCENDPLSEARAVENLIDYWRKRGVNVTAKKWVDSTHAGHLKRHPEEYLTTINTFLQSVEIIPLKSKM, from the exons ATGCTAACAAACCATACGACGATGTCTAAG AACCTACAGTTGAAGGACGCACTTGCCAGAACGCCAGAGGAAGAAAGCCAGACTGCATTCAGTATGTTGGCCAGGACAGTGCTGAGTAGAGGCATCACTGCCCATCGCCTGAATAAAAATATGACTTTCTATGTGAATGACTTGGTACATAAAACCTCAGGAGGTCACACCCAAGCCCATGAGGAAAATAAACCTCTTATGCTGATACTTCCTTGGTTGGGTTCCCGTCCTCAAGGTATTGCAAAGTACTGCGACATCTACTTTCGTACTGGCATGGACGTACTTGTTGTGGAGAGTGAG GTGACTGAGTTCCTGTGGCCTCGCTGGGGTTTGGATCGTGGGAAGATGCTGCTGGAGGTGCTACAGAGTGAACGCTTTGTATCCCGTCCCCTACTTGTCCACGCCTTCTCCATCGGTGGCTACACATTTGCCCAATTATTGGTGCATGTGTCCAAGGACTCCCAGAAATATGAGAACCTCACAAAGAGAATCAAAGGCCAAGTCTATGACAGTGTGGTAGCAGGCACAGTGGAAACGATGGCTGTAG GTGTAGGTAAGACTGTGTTTCCACAATGGAGCTCGCTAGTTACACGTTTATGTGTGGCATACTTTGGGTTGTTCAAGCGACAGACGGTGGACTATTTCAACGCAGGCATCGATGCGATTTGGAACAGTCCCGTCACCTCTCCTGCCCTGTTCTTCTATTGTGAAAATGATCCACTGAGTGAAGCGCGAGCTGTGGAAAACTTGATCGACTATTGGCGGAAGCGTGGAGTCAATGTTACTGCAAAAAAGTGGGTAGATTCAACACATGCAGGTCACCTCAAAAGGCACCCAGAGGAGTATCTTACTACCATTAACACATTCCTCCAGTCAGTGGAAATTATTCCGCTAAAGTCCAAAATGTAA
- the LOC115421020 gene encoding uncharacterized protein LOC115421020 isoform X2: MLARTVLSRGITAHRLNKNMTFYVNDLVHKTSGGHTQAHEENKPLMLILPWLGSRPQGIAKYCDIYFRTGMDVLVVESEVTEFLWPRWGLDRGKMLLEVLQSERFVSRPLLVHAFSIGGYTFAQLLVHVSKDSQKYENLTKRIKGQVYDSVVAGTVETMAVGVGKTVFPQWSSLVTRLCVAYFGLFKRQTVDYFNAGIDAIWNSPVTSPALFFYCENDPLSEARAVENLIDYWRKRGVNVTAKKWVDSTHAGHLKRHPEEYLTTINTFLQSVEIIPLKSKM, encoded by the exons ATGTTGGCCAGGACAGTGCTGAGTAGAGGCATCACTGCCCATCGCCTGAATAAAAATATGACTTTCTATGTGAATGACTTGGTACATAAAACCTCAGGAGGTCACACCCAAGCCCATGAGGAAAATAAACCTCTTATGCTGATACTTCCTTGGTTGGGTTCCCGTCCTCAAGGTATTGCAAAGTACTGCGACATCTACTTTCGTACTGGCATGGACGTACTTGTTGTGGAGAGTGAG GTGACTGAGTTCCTGTGGCCTCGCTGGGGTTTGGATCGTGGGAAGATGCTGCTGGAGGTGCTACAGAGTGAACGCTTTGTATCCCGTCCCCTACTTGTCCACGCCTTCTCCATCGGTGGCTACACATTTGCCCAATTATTGGTGCATGTGTCCAAGGACTCCCAGAAATATGAGAACCTCACAAAGAGAATCAAAGGCCAAGTCTATGACAGTGTGGTAGCAGGCACAGTGGAAACGATGGCTGTAG GTGTAGGTAAGACTGTGTTTCCACAATGGAGCTCGCTAGTTACACGTTTATGTGTGGCATACTTTGGGTTGTTCAAGCGACAGACGGTGGACTATTTCAACGCAGGCATCGATGCGATTTGGAACAGTCCCGTCACCTCTCCTGCCCTGTTCTTCTATTGTGAAAATGATCCACTGAGTGAAGCGCGAGCTGTGGAAAACTTGATCGACTATTGGCGGAAGCGTGGAGTCAATGTTACTGCAAAAAAGTGGGTAGATTCAACACATGCAGGTCACCTCAAAAGGCACCCAGAGGAGTATCTTACTACCATTAACACATTCCTCCAGTCAGTGGAAATTATTCCGCTAAAGTCCAAAATGTAA
- the rbm28 gene encoding RNA-binding protein 28: MPSQTIFVRSLPVSASNDRLLEIFSEIGPVKQCFVVKEKGTDKCRGFGFVTYALEEDSQRALKEIIEYDGQKLSLSVAKKKLGDKRKTEPKEPSEAPKEKEQKSQGFRKSKLKARLIIRNLSFKCSEDDLKEVFAKFGTILEAKIPLKPDGKKRGFAFVQFKNVSEASKALTATNLKEIKGRQVAVDWAVAKDKFIATQGSSGGGNKNVADAATKQSDSESDSEDEDEEKEAPAPESKKVVSKAAVQQKKTQSDDDSDEHDSDEEEDEDDDDDDDDDNDDEEEKEVEEKDDDDMSQEAEDDDDSFDSDEDDDDDDDDDDDESDQKKKTPKKPLPSDIKEGRTVFIRNLSFDTEEEGLEEVLLQYGEMNYIKIVLHPDTEHSKGCAFVQFKTKEAAERCIAAAQDEAENGGIRVDGRKLLIVAAVTREDATKLKTNKVKVETGTRNLYLAREGLIRAGTKAAEGVPEADMIKRARFEELKRTKLRDIHVFVSKTRLCVHNLPKSVDNKKLKALCLQALKGSKGVRLTECRVMYDKKPMKGQTMGQSLGYGFVQFQEHEHALGTLRYLNNNPDIFGSHKRPIVEFSLEDSRKLKMKEIRQQKNKESFQNRPGKGGGKMKSQMAGDEKGPTKAPQSQKKDRQYSGFQTNPEVEHVDLENGKKRKKILPFPSHRGPKIRMRDKGKQKPPPPKKGRPGSSRRDRQRRHIEKPTQPRNQKFQGGQKSFKRRDGDRFDSLVQQYKKKLMGTGDKTLNVKRSKWFDS; encoded by the exons ATGCCTTCGCAGACCATTTTCGTCCGTTCTTTACCAGTTTCAGCTTCAAATGATCGACTTTTGGAGATATTTTCAGAAATTGGGCCCGTTAAGCAATGCTTCGTCGTCAAAGAGAAAG GTACAGACAAATGTCGGGGTTTCGGCTTTGTCACGTATGCACTGGAGGAGGACTCTCAGAGAGCCTTGAAAGAAATAATAGAATACGATGGACAGAAGCTTTCTCTGTCAGTGGCCAAAAAGAAACTTGGAGACAAAAGGAAAACAG AACCAAAAGAACCCTCTGAAGCACCAAAGGAAAAGGAACAGAAATCTCAAGGTTTTAGGAAAAGTAAACTGAAAGCCAGACTCATCATAAGGAATCTCAGTTTTAAG TGTTCAGAAGATGATCTGAAGGAAGTTTTTGCCAAATTTGGAACCATCCTTGAGGCCAAAATTCCTCTGAAACCTG ATGGCAAGAAACGAGGGTTTGCATTTGTCCagtttaaaaatgtgtctgaggCATCAAAAGCCCTTACGGCTACAAACTTGAAGGAGATTAAAG GCCGACAGGTGGCTGTTGACTGGGCTGTGGCAAAGGACAAGTTTATTGCCACTCAAGGTTCTTCTGGTGGAG gaAATAAAAATGTAGCGGATGCAGCTACAAAACAGTCAGACTCAGAAAGTGACtctgaagatgaggatgaagaaaaGGAGGCACCAGCACCTGAGAGCAAAAA GGTTGTTTCAAAAGCCGCTGTGCagcagaagaaaacacaatcGGATGATGATAGTGACGAACATGACAGtgatgaggaggaggacgaggatgacgatgacgatgatgacgacgacaatgatgatgaagaggaaaaggaagtggaagaaaaagatgatgatgatatgtCCCAGGAagcagaagatgatgatgatagttTCGATtcagatgaagatgacgatgatgatgacgatgatgatgatgatgaatctgATCAAAAGAAAAAGACTCCAAAGAAACCCCTCCCTTCAGACATAAAAGAGGGCAGAACAGTTTTcatcag GAATCTTTCCTTCGATACAGAGGAAGAAGGCCTGGAGGAAGTTCTTTTACAGTACGGAGAAATGAATTACATCAAAATCGTCCTCCACCCAGACACAGAACATTCAAAAG GTTGTGCGTTCGTTCAGTTTAAGACTAAAGAAGCAGCAGAAAGATGCATAGCAGCAGCACAGGATGAAGCAGAG AATGGAGGCATACGAGTGGATGGTAGAAAGCTGCTAATTGTGGCAGCAGTGACCCGAGAGGATGCTACCAAGCTCAAGACGAACAAGGTGAAAGTAGAAACAGGCACGAGGAACCTGTACCTGGCCAGAGAAGGAT TGATCCGCGCTGGAACGAAAGCTGCAGAGGGCGTCCCTGAGGCCGATATGATCAAGAGAGCTAGG TTTGAAGAATTGAAGAGGACCAAGCTTCGGGACATACATGTTTTTGTGTCAAAGACTCGTCTTTGTGTTCACAATCTACCCAAGTCAGTGGACAACAAAAAACTTAAAGCCCTCTGCCTACAAGCACTAAAAGGAAGCAAAGGAGTCCGCCTTACAGAG TGCAGGGTGATGTACGACAAGAAGCCAATGAAAGGTCAGACGATGGGACAGTCTTTAGGTTATGGATTTGTTCAGTTCCAGGAACACGAACACGCTCTCGGTACGCTCCGTTACCTGAACAACAATCCGGACATCTTTGGTTCCCACAAG AGACCTATTGTTGAATTCTCCCTGGAAGATTCAAGAAAGCTCAAAATGAAAGAAATACGACAGCAAAAAAATAAG GAGAGTTTCCAAAATCGACCTGGAAAAGGTGGAGGGAAAATGAAGTCACAGATGGCAGGAGATGAGAAAGGACCTACAAAAG CTCCTCAAAGCCAGAAGAAGGACAGACAATATTCTGGGTTTCAGACAAATCCTGAAGTAGAGCATGTAGACTTGGAAAATGGAAAGAAACGGAAGAAAATTCTGCCATTCCCTTCTCATCGGGGGCCTAAGATCAG AATGCGAGACAAAGGGAAGCAAAAGCCTCCACCGCCCAAGAAAGGCAGACCTGGATCCAGCAGGAGAGACCGCCAGAGACGACACATCGAGAAGCCCACGCAGCCCAGGAACCAG aagTTTCAAGGAGGACAGAAGAGTTTCAAGAGAAGAGACGGAGATCGTTTTGACAGCCTGgtgcagcagtacaagaagaaacTAATGGGAACCGGTGATAAAACCCTAAATGTAAAAAGAAGCAAGTGGTttgacagttaa
- the lepa gene encoding leptin a, with protein MYYSVAMLITLLQVFTVGSAAPLSAEVVKMKLKVKRMADQLVGRINNIEVPSGLTISPSTDDSYGLSSVVMVLEGYNSLISDTFNGVPQVKSDISSLTGYLKLWSQGHCSEQRLKPSVPGPLQELQSRKQFIHTVGMEALMRVKEYLSQLMKNLDHLETC; from the exons ATGTACTACAGCGTGGCCATGCTGATCACCCTGCTCCAGGTTTTTACTGTGGGCTCAGCTGCTCCACTGTCAGCGGAAGTAGTAAAGATGAAGTTAAAAGTCAAAAGGATGGCTGATCAGTTGGTGGGGAGGATAAACAACATTGAG GTGCCTTCTGGCCTGACCATCAGTCCCTCAACTGATGACTCCTATGGACTTTCCTCTGTGGTTATGGTCTTGGAGGGATACAATAGCCTGATTTCAGACACCTTTAACGGAGTCCCTCAGGTGAAGTCTGACATTTCGTCACTGACTGGTTACCTGAAACTGTGGAGCCAGGGTCACTGCAGCGAGCAGCGGCTGAAGCCCTCGGTGCCTGGGCCGCTGCAGGAGCTGCAGAGCCGAAAACAGTTCATTCACACTGTGGGCATGGAGGCTCTCATGAGGGTCAAGGAGTACCTCAGTCAGCTAATGAAAAACCTGGACCATCTCGAGACTTGCTGA